A window of the Kazachstania africana CBS 2517 chromosome 10, complete genome genome harbors these coding sequences:
- the SHE10 gene encoding She10p (similar to Saccharomyces cerevisiae YFR039C and SHE10 (YGL228W); ancestral locus Anc_3.546) has translation MKLCTKLVVTLLTTIVSLQYYCQNYNCSDKLNEVCYYSAPSNWDELLTENSEMYKVNVHPKIVLLQNKYQENVGPHVELLLNNVNERVITPASGLIKNYAEDFNCEEKLQCVKNYWQLLCDRVTLYYAITLRPYYERFAEEFGAKTRYSSFQSKFNGVYDQGKKVVTDNYRALQSKYSSLVSTVSIEVSSPISSSKPEVNVEEAEELITSTIFTTVTLDDGVEAQATGTVVSNNDLSMEEQALLQNDFENWSNTVEKKIQSVIGTFEKDVDRAIQSFIDENEANVRDKMRYLATNSDDYLQKIAKAIQDIDCKIEIDSKTGEKRYFDKTGTTELPVYIDRQLMRDYFDEAQIHGTNVSVSIRDDLSDVAYSINKKIEGLRDEYVDLYEEWANTVIGEWSKRMAYVDVIAAHMDEDEQGTISEQNWKKFMELKRDVMDAREGLINHPISAKKLEDFMNEVQRTLTILGKERADFTYILRSKANLAFQKREKEEKERASDLQESETEVAEEK, from the coding sequence ATGAAACTCTGCACTAAATTGGTTGTGACTTTGCTCACTACGATAGTTTCTTTGCAGTATTACTGTCAAAATTACAACTGTTCTGATAAATTGAACGAAGTTTGCTACTATTCAGCCCCTTCCAACTGGGATGAACTGTTAACTGAGAATAGTGAAATGTACAAGGTCAATGTTCATCCCAAAATTGTTCTATTACAGAACAAATACCAGGAAAATGTCGGTCCTCATGTGGAGTTATTGTTAAATAACGTGAATGAAAGAGTTATTACACCTGCTTCAGGGTTAATCAAGAACTACGCAGAGGACTTCAACTGTGAGGAGAAGTTGCAATGCGTCAAAAACTACTGGCAGCTCCTTTGCGATAGGGTCACTTTATACTATGCAATTACTCTTAGACCTTATTACGAAAGGTTTGCTGAAGAATTTGGTGCTAAGACACGCTATTCTTCTTTCCAATCAAAGTTTAATGGCGTTTATGACCAAGGTAAAAAGGTTGTAACTGATAATTACCGTGCTTTacaatcaaaatattccaGCCTTGTAAGCACTGTTAGTATTGAGGTAAGTTCCCCTATAAGCTCTTCAAAACCTGAAGTGAACGTagaagaagctgaagaaTTAATTACTTCTACCATATTCACCACAGTCACTTTGGATGATGGAGTTGAAGCTCAGGCTACAGGTACTGTCGTCTCTAATAACGATCTCTCTATGGAAGAGCAAGCTTTGCTGcaaaatgattttgaaaattggtCAAACACTGTAGAGAAAAAGATTCAGTCTGTCATTGGCACCTTTGAAAAGGATGTTGATAGGGCAATTCAATCATTCATTGACGAAAATGAAGCTAATGTAAGGGATAAAATGAGGTATTTGGCTACCAACTCTGAtgattatttacaaaagataGCTAAGGCtattcaagatattgattGTAAGATCGAAATTGACTCTAAGACAGGAGAAAAGAGATACTTCGATAAGACTGGTACTACCGAACTTCCAGTTTATATCGACAGACAACTAATGCGTGACTATTTTGATGAAGCTCAAATTCACGGTACAAATGTCTCTGTTTCAATCAGAGATGATTTATCTGATGTCGCTTATTCTATtaacaagaaaattgaaggcTTGCGTGACGAATATGTCGATCTCTATGAAGAATGGGCTAATACAGTCATTGGTGAATGGTCAAAAAGAATGGCCTATGTTGACGTCATCGCTGCTCACATggatgaagatgaacaaGGAACAATCTCTGAacaaaattggaagaaattcaTGGAATTGAAGAGAGATGTCATGGATGCAAGAGAAGGTTTAATAAACCATCCAATTTCTGCAAAAAAGCTCGAAGACTTTATGAATGAAGTACAACGTACTTTAACTATTTTAGGCAAGGAGAGAGCTGATTTCACGTATATTTTGAGATCTAAAGCTAATTTAGCCTTCCAAAAACgtgaaaaggaagaaaaggaGCGTGCTAGTGACCTGCAAGAATCGGAAACTGAAGttgctgaagaaaaataa
- the SAP4 gene encoding Sap4p (similar to Saccharomyces cerevisiae SAP155 (YFR040W) and SAP4 (YGL229C); ancestral locus Anc_3.547) — protein MSFWTFGFNGSDSSITKILHEYMDLLYDLHCDEEREDSEEGVNSDNNGNMPGLDESENVIDHRELSRSSSTQSTIASLMLFNNRHTMDNFSTMHSVRMSKSRLNDEFITRIVNESDLLGELSRQNKVLIDFLCFGYFYTEISPDQYLQVSHIDYLIDRLLTCLDYLDDDHIYNQPRDFSEERPIDIAGRFDPESGDYTEYMREVTAISDIFTSDNWILNDLLVSDKTFLNRIWSLIQHKNLKCEKSPQLSIFLKLNRTFLLLRRNSYLNFIRGLDTFVDDFLNHIDLPILTDFFIKIIATDKPDNPTGILELLYEQDIIPKCIRFFDNEKYSDNIQLSTSEFLRSLLEISSNVPVDELAIGPNILIRQLASPEIIEQLISTMINQRGSALCHIVSVVIDLIRKNNSDYCAINLLLVDAHEFPPSTRDPIFLGHLLKKVTEAFSKFCDIILEILNDDKDSITLYNQLGHSFKPIGMIRIKITELLAELIHCSNIMFLNSRQCETIELERDAARNKITQELNEAIFMTDTPDSEKLDEYNKIQELDETFHIPYINSMQNVKLRKDPTLGDMFKIKLFDLQILPKLFSIFLRHPWNNIWHTVIFDIVQQIFNGRMDSSYNSFLVYSLFYGGGSYQYMTDTILKEEERKNFNIIDDFILQAYKSTYKFYDKHNTNLGYMGHVILISEEILKFSAMYKVELISPDIEQVLSADKWHELAQEILHNTRLMSSQILGGGSYVDDGNGNLIPQFSNLSLNQGIVQSNSDESINDLSNAKTLTELDLHNMIGRLFLDIP, from the coding sequence ATGTCTTTCTGGACGTTTGGATTCAACGGTAGCGATTCTAGCATCACAAAGATTCTGCATGAATATATGGATCTGCTTTATGATTTGCATTGTGATGAAGAGAGGGAGGATAGTGAAGAAGGGGTCAATTCCGATAATAATGGAAATATGCCTGGCTTAGATGAGTCCGAAAATGTTATAGACCATAGAGAATTGAGTCGATCGAGCTCTACGCAATCGACAATTGCTTCTTTAATGCTTTTCAATAATCGCCATACAATGGATAATTTCTCCACCATGCATTCAGTCAGAATGTCAAAATCAAGACTTAATGACGAATTCATAACTAGAATTGTCAACGAATCCGACTTGCTTGGTGAACTCAGCAGGCAAAACAAAGTTTTGATCGATTTTTTATGTTTTGGTTATTTTTACACTGAAATCTCCCCTGATCAGTATCTTCAAGTGTCACACATAGACTACCTCATTGATAGACTTCTAACTTGTTTAGATTACCTTGATGATGACCACATATACAACCAACCTAGAGACTTCAGTGAGGAACGACCGATTGACATTGCAGGTCGGTTTGATCCTGAAAGTGGTGACTATACAGAATATATGAGGGAGGTGACAGCTATTTCAGACATATTCACATCCGATAATTGGATTTTAAACGATTTATTAGTTAGCGATAAGacttttttgaatagaatTTGGTCACTTATCCAGCATAAAAATCTAAAATGTGAAAAATCACCACAATTAtccattttcttgaagTTGAATAGAACTTTTCTACTGTTGAGAAGAAATAGCTACTTAAATTTTATTCGTGGTTTGGATACTTTTGTCgatgattttttaaatCATATTGATTTACCAATATTAACagattttttcattaaaataattgCGACTGATAAACCAGATAACCCAACTGGTATTCTTGAATTACTATACGAACAAGATATAATTCCAAAGTGCATTAGATTTTTTgacaatgaaaaatattcagaTAACATACAACTATCCACAAGCGAATTTTTAAGGTCCTTATTGGAAATATCATCTAACGTTCCTGTAGATGAGCTTGCAATTGGcccaaatattttaattagACAGCTTGCATCCCCGGAGATAATCGAACAACTGATATCAACAATGATAAATCAAAGAGGATCCGCCTTATGTCACATTGTATCAGTAGTGATAGATCTCATTAGGAAAAACAACTCTGATTATTGTGCAATAAATTTACTTCTAGTGGATGCTCATGAATTCCCACCATCTACTAGAGATCCAATATTCTTAGGGCATTTACTAAAAAAAGTTACAGAAGCATTTTCCAAGTTTTGTGATATCATTTTagaaatattgaatgatgaCAAGGATTCTATTACGCTTTACAACCAGCTAGGCCATTCCTTTAAACCCATAGGAATGataagaataaaaataacagAATTGCTAGCTGAGCTAATTCACTGTTCTAACATTATGTTTCTCAATTCACGACAATGCGAAACCATTGAACTCGAAAGAGACGCAGcaagaaacaaaataacGCAAGAACTGAATGAGGCTATCTTTATGACGGACACGCCAGATAGTGAGAAGCTAGATGAGTAcaataaaattcaagaacTTGACGAAACATTCCATATTCCGTACATAAACAGTATGCAAAATGTCAAACTAAGGAAAGATCCTACCCTCGGCGATATGTTtaagataaaattatttgatctCCAAATATTACCAAAACTATTTAGCATTTTTTTAAGGCATCCATGGAACAACATCTGGCACACCGTCATCTTTGATATCGTACAACAGATTTTTAATGGGCGCATGGATAGTTCTTATAACTCTTTTTTGGTCTACTCATTATTTTATGGAGGTGGATCATATCAATACATGACAGATaccattttgaaagaagaggaacgaaaaaatttcaatattattgatgattttataTTGCAAGCTTACAAGTCCACTTATAAATTTTACGACAAACATAATACAAACCTTGGTTACATGGGACATGTGATCTTGATATCAGAagaaatcttgaaattttctgcCATGTACAAAGTGGAATTGATATCTCCAGACATCGAACAAGTCTTATCAGCCGACAAATGGCACGAATTAGCTCAAGAAATATTGCATAATACAAGGCTAATGTCTAGTCAAATTCTCGGGGGTGGCAGTTACGTAGATGATGGAAATGGTAATCTCATACCGCAGTTCTCGAACCTATCATTGAACCAAGGTATCGTCCAAAGCAATAGTGACGAGAGTATCAACGATCTTTCCAATGCGAAAACTTTAACAGAGCTTGATCTACACAACATGATAGGCAGACTTTTCCTGGACATACCCTAG
- the EMC4 gene encoding chaperone EMC4 (similar to Saccharomyces cerevisiae YGL231C; ancestral locus Anc_3.552), with product MALQPHDWAINLVDPTYAKSMKIESSNTLPVPPGFEEMDSNTTRVNKASKVLNSRNIDKLQAQKAWQIATQPLKSIPMNFFMSYMSGSSLQIIPIMTALMLLSGPIKSMFSIREAFRPVLDNRETIGTVRSAMVVYIMAQGILMYIGIRKLNEMGLIPNSRSDWLAWERHANYNENLRSFTF from the coding sequence ATGGCTCTGCAACCACACGACTGGGCAATTAACTTGGTTGATCCAACATATGCAAAATCGATGAAGATTGAATCCTCAAATACGCTACCGGTTCCACCCGGATTCGAAGAGATGGATAGTAATACAACCCGTGTAAATAAGGCAAGTAAAGTTCTGAATTCGAGAAACATTGATAAATTACAGGCCCAGAAGGCATGGCAGATTGCGACACAACCTCTTAAATCCATACCAATGAACTTTTTCATGTCCTACATGTCAGGTTCTTCCCTGCAGATTATTCCAATAATGACTGCTTTGATGCTACTTTCAGGCCCAATCAAGTCTATGTTCTCAATCAGAGAGGCATTTAGACCAGTACTTGATAATAGAGAGACTATAGGTACCGTGAGATCTGCTATGGTTGTGTATATTATGGCACAGGGGATTCTGATGTATATTGGTATAAGAAAACTCAATGAAATGGGGTTGATTCCCAACAGCAGAAGTGATTGGTTAGCTTGGGAAAGGCATGCTAATTATAATGAGAATTTAAGATCTTTTACATTCTGA
- the TAN1 gene encoding putative tRNA acetyltransferase (similar to Saccharomyces cerevisiae TAN1 (YGL232W); ancestral locus Anc_3.553): MGEKRSSNDQNDARKKKKFKISSGFLDPGTSGIYATCVRRKERLAVQELGLFLEEKVEEVYKDDLEQLRKENDENDEESEEELSIENQIQKELAELKKAEALKTKEEKKKELLKFIDLNCECVIFCKTKRPIDPEHLVAKIMEESADPSNKVKRTRYINKLTPITYSCSASMEQITKLIEKVVLPRFHEQKDPKALKFAVEINRRNFSTIPKMDIINQVVKMITKGGEYPHKVDLKEYDFLVIVECFKNNVGMSVVNSDYVKKYRKYNLQQIYQAKFKDDDVSQ, translated from the exons ATGGGTGAAAAACGTTCCTCTAATGATCAGAATGAtgcaagaaaaaagaaaaaa TTTAAAATTTCCTCAGGATTTCTAGATCCTGGTACTTCAGGGATATATGCCACTTGTGTTAGAAGGAAAGAACGTTTGGCAGTGCAGGAATTAGGTTTATTTCTGGAAGAAAAGGTCGAAGAAGTTTACAAGGATGACTTGGAAcaattaagaaaagaaaatgatgagaatgatgaagaatcaGAGGAGGAGCTATCTATCGAGAACCAAATTCAGAAAGAATTAGctgaattgaagaaagctGAAGCTCTAAAGaccaaagaagagaaaaagaaggaacttctgaaatttattgatttgaattgTGAATGTGTGATCTTCTGCAAGACTAAACGTCCCATCGATCCAGAACATTTAGTTGCCAAGATCATGGAAGAATCCGCTGATCCTTCGAATAAAGtgaaaagaacaagatATATCAATAAACTAACACCAATTACGTATTCCTGTAGTGCTTCCATGGAACAAATTACAAAACTTATTGAAAAGGTGGTTTTACCACGTTTCCACGAACAGAAGGATCCAAAAGCATTGAAATTTGCTGTGGAGATtaatagaagaaatttcagtACGATACCAAAGATGGATATCATCAATCAAGTTGTCAAGATGATTACCAAAGGTGGTGAATATCCCCATAAAgttgatttgaaagaatacGACTTCTTGGTCATTGTTGAATGTTTCAAGAATAATGTTGGTATGTCCGTAGTTAACAGTGACTATGTGAAGAAGTATAGAAAATACAACCTTCAACAGATTTACCAGgcaaaatttaaagatgacGATGTTTCCCagtaa
- the SEC15 gene encoding Rab GTPase-binding exocyst subunit SEC15 (similar to Saccharomyces cerevisiae SEC15 (YGL233W); ancestral locus Anc_3.554) has product MEQEPWLTEEFQKILLSSATDNTSLQKDIGKSRNDSHLTDNRALDDTFDLNSQPIDKWVPFLRKSIEKDQLVQVIGELETSIDDNFQGLELQVIQDSQINDKLEKSINEVSNIQTSIEQNLSLEVQRFQKLLTQSTNELILQKQVFVNNKKTSLKISEAIILISKIVRILELSSKCQELITEKKFFKALQNLDNLEKLYLQEFKINYNFKFLKEIYDSIPFMKNVIKDECVNLIKSSFNSNLGKNLTEAGTKIFEHYRDEIVISWLEKRDSLHLNNFKFNSPVEISMRDQATTEEMNINNYFNLNELYDAIMIFKSLNELDDLLVDFNSEYEFRRTKIVHPITWKKNFGNVSSTPGDISLDAFAKNLTLEFLQEYLLKILGFLLYDLNLNKSTEFILVNNNYNATNEFWDNLMRRLQPYLQLYLQRAVEKEDEDNLINFKDFLGIYISILENYELDIGPLYNILIHDFSNYCELSISSMDKEFQILLNDDDFMPLLINDRNLCNKVIKICWMKEADLKLIESVNANQNDEEQFVVTLPFSPLYPMTCTLVKKVYSKLASFISTFYRHDLHSLNNILVKTIDSIFTDVVNNKIRSKLDSTSREEISQILINLDYFIIATKEFSNYMTLENIMQSPDIEISLNSIKRFKESRAYAETKLIELIDSKIYDILETVDLDWSSHEIRQDPDISIVDVAQFLEMMFASTLVNLPYSVQTLLIFREFDSLTRNLIDLLLHGTPDSISPESVLNFETDVRYLQDIIPKIFPSLKDEVAPLSLPEAQNIRPATPTTPNLNSSDPASIENNIKSLEETFIELNQCIELLKSKNSREFAEPEVRLRKYSRIKPENAALLLSKIRRSPSPGSESDSPNGGNNADSRSNFDGESNGNESKTDRFARLFRR; this is encoded by the coding sequence ATGGAACAAGAACCATGGTTAACAGAGGAGTTCCAGAAGATACTGCTGTCATCTGCCACAGATAATACTTCACTTCAGAAGGATATAGGGAAATCCCGGAATGATTCTCATCTAACGGACAATAGAGCTTTGGATGACACGTTTGATCTCAATTCTCAACCCATTGATAAATGGGTTCCATTCCTAAGAAAGtccattgaaaaggatCAGCTTGTTCAGGTTATTGGGGAGTTAGAAACATCTATTGATGATAACTTCCAAGGGCTAGAATTACAAGTAATACAAGATTCTCAGatcaatgataaattgGAAAAGTCCATCAATGAAGTTTCTAATATTCAGACCTCAATAGAACAAAATTTGTCATTAGAAGttcaaagatttcaaaagcTGCTTACCCAATCCACAAACGAGTTGATTCTACAGAAACAAGTATTTGTTAACAATAAAAAGACGAGCCTGAAAATCTCTGAAGcaataatattgatttctAAGATTGTTAGAATTCTAGAACTATCCAGTAAATGTCAGGAACTCATTAcggaaaagaaatttttcaaagctttacaaaatttagACAATTTAGAGAAACTGTACCTTCAAGAATTCAAGATAAATTacaacttcaaatttttgaaagaaatttatgaTTCCATTCCCTTCATGAAAAATGTTATTAAAGATGAATGCGTAAATTTGATTAAAagttctttcaattctaatTTAGGTAAAAATCTAACTGAAGCTGgtaccaaaatttttgaacattACAGAGATGAGATTGTAATTAGTTGGCTGGAGAAAAGGGATAGTTTgcatttgaataattttaaatttaacTCTCCAGTTGAAATCTCGATGAGAGATCAAGCCACTACagaagaaatgaatattaacaattatttcaatttgaatgaattataTGATGCTATCATGATTTTCAAGTCACTAAATGAACTGGACGATTTACTTGTTGATTTTAACAGTGAATACGAATTTCgaagaacaaaaattgTACATCCAATTACTTGGAAGAAGAACTTTGGTAATGTGAGTTCAACACCAGGTGATATATCACTAGATGCATTTGCTAAAAATTTAACGTTGGAATTTTTACAGGAATAtcttctgaaaattttaggGTTTTTACTCTACGACTTAAACTTGAATAAATCTACTGAATTTATCCTtgttaataataattataatGCCACAAATGAATTTTGGGATAATTTAATGAGAAGATTACAACCCTATTTGCAATTATACCTTCAAAGAGCTGTAGAAAAAGAGGATGAGgataatttaattaattttaaagatttcCTGGGcatttatatttcaattttggaaaattatGAGTTGGATATCGGGCCGCTctataatattttgattcacGACTTTTCTAATTATTGTGAATTATCAATCAGTTCGATGGATAAGGAATTCCAAATACTATTAaacgatgatgattttaTGCCACTATTGATAAATGATCGTAATTTATGCAATAAAGTTATCAAGATCTGTTGGATGAAAGAAGCTGATCttaaattaattgaaagTGTAAACGCTAATCAAAACGATGAAGAACAATTCGTTGTAACCCTACCGTTCTCTCCTCTTTACCCAATGACATGTACTTTAGTGAAGAAAGTTTATAGTAAATTGGCCAGCTTTATTTCCACATTTTACCGTCATGATCTTCATTCACTGAATAATATTCTAGTGAAAACGATTGATTCTATTTTTACAGATGTTGTAAACAATAAAATAAGATCTAAATTAGATAGCACgtcaagagaagaaatttccCAAATTCTAATCAATTTGGACTATTTTATCATAGCCACGAAAGAATTCAGCAATTATATGACTCTAGAGAATATTATGCAAAGTCCTGACATTGAAATCAGTCTCAACTCGATAAAGAGATTCAAAGAAAGTAGAGCTTATGCAGAGACCAAGTTAATTGAGTTGATTGACTCCAAAATTTATGATATATTGGAGACAGTGGACTTGGATTGGAGTTCGCACGAAATACGACAAGATCCTGATATTTCCATTGTAGATGTAGCTCAGTTTTTAGAAATGATGTTTGCATCTACTTTGGTCAATTTGCCTTACAGTGTTCAAACTCTATTGATTTTCAGagaatttgattctttAACGAGAAACTTAATTGATTTACTATTGCATGGGACACCAGATAGTATCAGCCCCGAAAGTGTATTGAATTTCGAAACCGATGTTAGATATCTACAAGATATAATTCCAAAGATTTTCCCGTCACTAAAAGATGAAGTTGCGCCCTTATCATTGCCTGAAGCACAAAATATCAGACCAGCAACACCAACTACaccaaatttgaattcgAGTGATCCTGCATCAATTGagaataatataaaatcgCTGGAAGAAACTTTTATCGAACTAAATCAATGTATTGAACTGTTAAAATCCAAGAATTCCAGAGAATTCGCCGAGCCAGAGGTAAGATTGAGGAAATATTCTCGTATCAAACCGGAAAATGCTGCATTACTGTTGAGTAAGATAAGAAGATCGCCAAGCCCCGGTTCAGAATCTGATTCACCAAATGGTGGGAATAATGCTGATTCAAGAAGCAATTTCGACGGAGAATCGAACGGAAATGAAAGTAAAACGGACAGATTTGCTAGATTATTTAGACGATag
- the ADE57 gene encoding bifunctional aminoimidazole ribotide synthase/glycinamide ribotide synthase (similar to Saccharomyces cerevisiae ADE5,7 (YGL234W); ancestral locus Anc_3.557), producing MSLNILVLGNGGREHAIVWKLAQSRSVSKIYVAPGNGGTATMSNVVNIPELTPVPANFEKLQQFAVSHDIDLVVPGPEQPLIDGVATVFQKVGIPVFGPSAKAAIMEGSKSFSKEFMRRHNIPTATYQSFDNYQTAKDYVLGLEKNEPDYKFVIKADGLAAGKGVVIPSSHEEAVETLHKIMVDKQFGDAGDSVIIEEFLEGDEVSLLTISDGYSYFSLPPAQDHKRIGENDTGLNTGGMGAYAPAPIATPRLLRDIESNIIKATIDGLRKDGLPFVGVLFTGIMVTKGGEAKVLEYNVRFGDPETQSVLTLLDDATDFAQVMLAAAEHRLDSVNIGIRKNAFATTVVLAAGGYPESYEKGNEIKIDASILPKDSYIFQAGTAFDKAKNTLFTSGGRVIAATAVAETLEQSVQKAYIAVESITFKDSYYRKDIAHRAFKQQDINGKSITYADSGVSVDNGNLLIQKIKNKVKSTRRSGTDSDIGGFGGIFDLEAAGYKTSETLLVGATDGVGTKLLIAQETNIHDTVGIDLVAMNVNDLVVQGAEPLFFLDYFATGSLDTQIATDFISGVADGCIESGCALIGGETSEMPGMYGPGHYDTNGTAVGAVLKNNILPKIENMQAGDVLLGLASNGIHSNGYSLVRRIIKHVDLSWEDKCPWEESITVGQATLVPTKIYVKQLLPSIKEKLLLGLAHITGGGLVENIPRALPEQLQAQIDMTTWEVPPVFKWLSKAGNVPDEDILRTFNMGIGMVLIIKKQNVARVKELLREAKETVYEIGHLAAKQHAKEPGCIVQNVENWINRN from the coding sequence ATGTCCCTAAATATTTTAGTTTTAGGAAACGGTGGAAGAGAGCACGCTATTGTGTGGAAGTTGGCGCAGTCTCGATCTGTATCCAAGATATATGTAGCGCCAGGTAATGGTGGTACCGCTACTATGTCTAATGTTGTTAATATTCCTGAGCTGACTCCGGTTCCAGCTAATTTTGAGAAGTTACAGCAGTTTGCTGTGAGTCATGACATCGATCTGGTTGTTCCAGGTCCCGAACAACCACTAATCGATGGTGTCGCTACAGTCTTCCAGAAGGTTGGTATTCCTGTGTTTGGTCCAAGTGCCAAGGCGGCCATCATGGAAGGCTCAAAGTCCTTTTCAAAGGAATTTATGAGAAGACATAATATTCCAACAGCTACGTACCAATCGTTCGACAATTATCAGACTGCTAAAGACTACGTGCTAGGTCTCGAGAAGAACGAACCCGattataaatttgttaTCAAGGCTGATGGTCTCGCAGCAGGGAAAGGTGTAGTAATTCCTTCATCCCACGAAGAAGCGGTTGAGACATTGCATAAGATAATGGTAGATAAACAATTCGGAGATGCTGGTGATTCAGTTATTATTGAGGAGTTCTTAGAAGGAGATGAAGTTTCTCTCTTAACAATTTCAGATGGTTACTCATATTTCAGTTTACCACCAGCACAAGACCATAAGCGTATTGGTGAAAATGACACTGGTTTAAATACAGGTGGTATGGGGGCTTATGCACCAGCACCAATTGCTACACCTCGTTTATTGAGAGATATTGAATCTAATATCATTAAAGCTACTATAGACGGTTTAAGAAAAGATGGTTTGCCTTTTGTCGGTGTACTATTTACCGGTATAATGGTTACGAAGGGTGGTGAAGCTAAAGTCCTTGAGTATAATGTCAGATTTGGAGATCCAGAAACTCAGAGTGTTCTCACATTGTTAGATGACGCTACTGACTTTGCACAGGTCATGTTGGCTGCTGCTGAACATAGACTGGATTCGGTAAATATTGGAATTAGAAAGAATGCATTTGCTACGACAGTCGTACTTGCAGCTGGCGGTTATCCTGAATCTTATGAAAAAGGTAACGAAATAAAGATCGATGCCTCAATCTTACCAAAAGATTCATATATCTTCCAGGCAGGAACAGCATTTGACAAGGCCAAGAATACCTTGTTTACATCTGGTGGTAGAGTAATTGCAGCAACAGCTGTGGCCGAAACATTAGAACAGTCTGTTCAGAAAGCTTACATAGCAGTTGAAAGTATAACCTTCAAAGATAGCTACTATAGAAAAGACATTGCACATCGTGCGTTCAAACAACAAGATATTAACGGCAAATCAATCACATACGCTGACTCTGGTGTTTCTGTTGATAATGGGAACTTAttaattcaaaagataaaaaataaagtgaAATCTACAAGAAGATCTGGTACAGATTCGGATATTGGTGGATTCGGTGGTATTTTTGACTTAGAAGCTGCCGGCTACAAAACTTCAGAAACCCTACTAGTAGGTGCCACCGATGGTGTTGGCACTAAATTACTTATTGCACAAGAGACCAATATTCATGATACTGTCGGTATAGATTTGGTTGCCATGAATGTCAATGATTTAGTTGTTCAAGGTGCAGAACCTCTGTTCTTTTTGGATTATTTTGCCACAGGTAGTCTAGATACCCAAATTGCCACAGACTTCATTTCTGGTGTTGCTGACGGCTGTATTGAAAGTGGTTGTGCATTAATAGGTGGTGAGACTTCGGAAATGCCAGGTATGTATGGCCCAGGACATTACGATACAAATGGTACTGCAGTAGGTGCTGTGctgaaaaataatatccTACCtaagattgaaaatatgCAAGCCGGCGATGTCTTACTTGGTCTAGCTTCCAATGGTATCCATTCAAACGGTTATTCTTTGGTCAGAAGGATCATAAAACATGTTGATTTAAGCTGGGAAGACAAATGTCCGTGGGAGGAAAGTATAACGGTAGGACAAGCCACATTAGTTCCTACAAAGATCTACGTAAAGCAATTGCTTCCatcaataaaagaaaaattactgCTAGGTTTAGCACACATTACCGGTGGAGGTTTAGTGGAGAATATTCCACGTGCATTGCCAGAACAATTGCAGGCTCAGATTGATATGACTACATGGGAAGTTCCTCCTGTCTTCAAATGGTTAAGCAAAGCAGGAAACGTGCCTGATGAAGATATATTAAGAACATTCAACATGGGTATAGGTATGGTCTTGATTATCAAGAAACAGAACGTCGCCAGAGTCAAAGAATTGCTAAGAGAAGCCAAAGAAACTGTCTACGAAATCGGTCACTTGGCAGCAAAGCAACATGCCAAGGAGCCTGGTTGTATAGTACAGAACGTAGAGAACTGGATCAACAGAAATTAA